One genomic region from Fictibacillus marinisediminis encodes:
- a CDS encoding YvrJ family protein: protein MNTANDWLGLVNLLGNVGFPVLLAGYLMLQFEKRIQSLESVIKDLRDELVDKEELEKKMEQYGQRLKEKEELKKSDVS from the coding sequence ATGAATACAGCTAATGATTGGCTAGGGCTAGTAAATCTCCTTGGGAATGTGGGCTTTCCGGTTTTACTGGCTGGATATTTGATGCTGCAGTTTGAAAAAAGGATTCAAAGCTTGGAATCTGTAATAAAAGATCTGCGGGATGAGCTGGTTGATAAAGAGGAGCTTGAAAAAAAGATGGAGCAATACGGTCAAAGGCTAAAAGAAAAAGAGGAACTGAAAAAATCGGATGTTTC
- a CDS encoding MFS transporter: MKKSRNMTALIIMGFTMFLLGGLSSTKGIVLDEVKKDIGLDLNQFGLVVFIFQWGFTIASVIIGYLVDKKGLKLMTIIGAVIMGAGLFGTGSAQTIMFFLGFYMIVGFGLGAMTVASNAIVPAVYPDKQGLMFNITMGVYGLGMFATPLILRWMFSSAISWRVFYIGIAVLLVAFIVFVLSVKLPDGKADRASLSAFKEMLKNAQFVFIMFILIFYVSAEVSFLNFFPSYLKSLDLNGAANVEKGKLVTTILSVFSLLFTVGRLGGGWIAEKLGEKKTILIFAFLAVITVLISKFYADQWVYLFAASGLFFSVLFPTATAIGTKLSETGGSALGLVYVASGIGGAFAGWLVGAVSEKFGSAAGFNLPILFLSILLVFSFFVKDVPDDQAKTTNA; this comes from the coding sequence TTGAAAAAAAGCAGAAATATGACGGCACTGATCATTATGGGTTTTACGATGTTTTTATTGGGAGGGCTTTCAAGTACGAAGGGCATCGTATTGGATGAAGTAAAAAAAGACATAGGACTCGACCTGAATCAGTTCGGCCTTGTCGTTTTTATTTTTCAATGGGGATTTACGATCGCCAGTGTCATCATCGGCTACCTCGTGGACAAGAAAGGCCTCAAGCTGATGACCATCATAGGAGCAGTCATAATGGGAGCGGGGCTGTTTGGAACAGGTTCAGCCCAGACAATCATGTTTTTCCTCGGGTTTTATATGATTGTCGGCTTTGGCCTGGGTGCCATGACAGTGGCATCGAATGCGATTGTTCCGGCGGTTTACCCAGATAAACAAGGTTTGATGTTCAATATAACGATGGGGGTTTATGGGCTTGGGATGTTCGCCACTCCTTTGATTCTTCGTTGGATGTTTTCTTCTGCTATATCGTGGCGGGTATTTTATATTGGCATCGCTGTCTTATTAGTGGCATTCATCGTATTTGTTCTTTCGGTAAAACTGCCAGATGGAAAGGCAGACCGTGCGAGTCTTTCTGCTTTCAAGGAAATGCTTAAGAATGCACAGTTCGTCTTTATTATGTTTATCCTGATCTTTTATGTTTCAGCTGAGGTTTCTTTCTTGAACTTCTTTCCGAGCTATCTAAAATCATTGGATCTTAACGGAGCAGCCAATGTGGAGAAAGGAAAACTAGTAACCACTATACTTTCCGTATTTTCTCTTCTCTTTACCGTGGGACGGCTGGGAGGCGGCTGGATCGCAGAGAAACTGGGTGAGAAAAAGACCATCCTGATCTTCGCGTTTCTTGCGGTCATCACCGTACTGATCAGTAAGTTTTACGCGGATCAGTGGGTGTATCTGTTTGCGGCGTCTGGGCTCTTCTTCTCAGTACTGTTTCCGACAGCGACAGCCATCGGCACAAAACTTTCAGAAACTGGAGGATCGGCGCTGGGACTTGTCTATGTCGCTTCGGGAATAGGAGGGGCTTTTGCAGGTTGGCTGGTCGGGGCAGTATCCGAGAAGTTTGGTTCTGCAGCAGGGTTCAATCTTCCCATCCTATTCTTAAGCATTCTCCTCGTCTTCTCCTTTTTTGTAAAAGACGTGCCTGACGATCAGGCAAAGACAACAAATGCATAA
- a CDS encoding glycoside hydrolase family 13 protein yields MKRTWWKEAVVYQVYWRSFFDTDGDGYGDLEGVIQKMDYIKKLGADVIWLNPIYESPDLDNGYDISDYRSVMKKAGTMETWERLLNAAHSKGLKLIMDLVVNHTSDQHPWFIESRSSKDNPKRDWYIWKDAVNGREPNNWRSYFSPSVWEFDEKTDQYYMHSFAVQQPDLNWENPEVREEIYSMMKFWLDKGIDGFRMDVINLLAKQKGFPDSDYPENIDYLGNNPGIHDYLQEMNEKVLRHYDAMTVGEIPFVAPEDGLKYVGEDRHELNTLFHFQVADDMPSWEMLRYKEIQQTWYDGLHGKGWNSQFLNNHDHTRQVTRYGNDKKYRIESAKLLAAMVHTLPGMPYIFQGEEIGMTGVRFDTIGEYHDIAMKNKYEEETSKGRDPQEVLHELQPLSRDNSRTPMQWNSSENAGFSEGKPWLNMNPNYKEINVENALNDSNSVFYFYQKLISLRKEHDVMVYGDYKDLSEGDAKLYIYSRSLNGVTWLIMLNHSDEPSSFSLPAFLTVNEDNLILGNYPAISGQNVLQPHEARIYQL; encoded by the coding sequence TTGAAGAGAACATGGTGGAAAGAAGCTGTCGTCTATCAGGTCTACTGGCGCAGTTTTTTCGATACAGACGGAGATGGCTACGGCGATCTGGAAGGCGTCATTCAAAAAATGGACTATATTAAAAAACTTGGGGCAGATGTAATCTGGCTTAATCCAATCTATGAATCTCCTGATTTGGACAACGGCTATGACATCTCAGACTACCGATCGGTCATGAAGAAAGCAGGAACGATGGAGACATGGGAGAGATTGCTTAACGCAGCACACAGCAAAGGATTGAAACTCATCATGGACCTTGTTGTGAACCATACCTCCGATCAGCATCCATGGTTCATCGAGTCACGTTCATCAAAGGATAACCCGAAGAGAGACTGGTACATCTGGAAGGATGCGGTAAACGGCCGGGAACCGAATAATTGGCGTTCTTATTTTTCTCCTTCTGTATGGGAATTTGATGAAAAAACAGATCAATATTATATGCACTCTTTTGCCGTTCAGCAGCCGGATTTGAATTGGGAAAACCCTGAAGTAAGAGAAGAGATCTACAGCATGATGAAATTTTGGCTTGATAAAGGAATAGATGGATTCCGTATGGATGTAATCAACCTTCTGGCAAAGCAAAAAGGTTTTCCGGATTCTGATTATCCTGAGAACATTGATTACCTCGGAAATAACCCTGGCATTCATGACTATCTGCAAGAAATGAATGAAAAAGTGCTGCGCCACTATGATGCAATGACAGTCGGAGAGATTCCGTTCGTTGCACCTGAAGATGGCTTAAAGTATGTCGGCGAAGACCGGCATGAGCTGAACACATTGTTTCACTTTCAAGTAGCTGACGACATGCCTTCCTGGGAAATGCTCCGCTACAAGGAAATTCAGCAAACATGGTACGATGGCCTGCATGGGAAAGGGTGGAACTCTCAATTCCTGAACAATCATGATCATACCCGGCAAGTGACACGCTACGGAAACGACAAAAAATACCGCATCGAATCAGCTAAATTACTTGCCGCCATGGTTCATACACTGCCGGGAATGCCTTATATTTTTCAAGGTGAAGAAATCGGTATGACCGGTGTAAGGTTTGATACGATCGGTGAATATCATGATATCGCGATGAAAAATAAATATGAGGAAGAAACGAGCAAAGGCAGGGATCCTCAGGAAGTTCTGCATGAGCTCCAGCCGTTAAGCCGCGATAATTCCAGGACTCCGATGCAATGGAACTCATCAGAGAATGCCGGCTTTAGTGAAGGAAAACCCTGGCTTAACATGAACCCTAATTATAAAGAGATCAATGTTGAAAACGCTCTGAATGATTCCAATTCCGTGTTTTACTTCTATCAGAAGCTGATTTCTTTGCGAAAAGAACACGATGTGATGGTTTATGGCGACTATAAGGATTTGTCAGAGGGTGACGCAAAACTGTACATCTACAGCAGAAGCCTTAACGGTGTGACATGGCTGATCATGCTGAATCACAGCGATGAGCCCAGCTCATTCTCTCTTCCAGCATTCCTAACGGTTAATGAAGATAATCTGATTCTCGGAAACTATCCGGCGATCAGCGGCCAAAACGTTTTGCAGCCTCATGAAGCAAGAATATATCAACTATAA
- a CDS encoding YwdI family protein, with translation MSISVRHIITLMEKHVTELKQLPESSPKIKENAAAIKTLCDLMLDSDSTREDSQWVPPSPISAPPGFTGILPKQNKKMDDEEEGNGDSIFDF, from the coding sequence ATGAGTATTTCCGTTCGCCATATCATTACGTTGATGGAAAAGCATGTGACAGAACTAAAGCAGCTCCCGGAGAGTTCGCCAAAAATAAAGGAGAACGCGGCCGCCATTAAGACACTCTGCGATCTCATGCTGGATTCTGACAGCACCAGAGAAGACAGCCAGTGGGTGCCGCCCTCCCCTATTTCTGCTCCACCTGGATTTACAGGCATACTGCCTAAACAGAATAAGAAGATGGACGATGAAGAAGAGGGCAACGGCGATTCCATTTTTGATTTCTAG
- a CDS encoding beta-class carbonic anhydrase, with translation MAILNEILEYNEQFVENKEYKKYQTTKFPEKRLVIISCMDTRLTELLPQAMNLKNGDVKIIKTAGAIIAHPFGSVMRSILVAIYALKASEVCVIGHHDCGMSALDPDDFLGKMKDQGIKEETLNTLKYSGMDFNQWLRGFDKVEDAVKSSVSMVKNHPLLPETVSVHGLVIDPETGKLDVVVDGYTNVPKEQC, from the coding sequence GTGGCAATTTTGAATGAAATTTTAGAGTACAATGAACAATTCGTGGAGAACAAAGAATACAAAAAGTACCAGACGACGAAGTTTCCAGAAAAAAGGCTTGTTATTATTTCCTGCATGGATACAAGGCTGACGGAATTGCTTCCACAGGCCATGAATTTAAAAAATGGAGACGTTAAGATTATCAAAACCGCTGGTGCTATTATTGCGCATCCATTTGGCAGTGTCATGCGGAGCATCCTTGTCGCCATCTATGCCCTGAAGGCATCAGAAGTCTGTGTCATCGGCCATCATGATTGCGGAATGAGTGCTCTTGATCCTGATGATTTTTTGGGAAAAATGAAAGATCAGGGAATAAAAGAGGAAACGCTCAATACTTTAAAGTACTCTGGCATGGATTTCAATCAATGGCTGAGAGGGTTTGATAAAGTAGAGGATGCCGTAAAAAGCAGTGTAAGCATGGTAAAGAATCACCCGCTTCTCCCTGAGACTGTCAGTGTCCACGGCCTTGTCATCGATCCAGAAACCGGAAAGCTCGATGTCGTTGTTGACGGGTATACGAACGTACCCAAAGAGCAATGTTAA
- a CDS encoding ATP-binding protein produces MLWGFFAIDILFDFIFDRDIVSFMLPLGLGIGGFITFFAVRNRNPIFSMYLTVTGVFGFLFCLITFQPVLVNYLYIWFCLLLSTIYSQYKVIIYAGVLAVAMSSYFFFAERELFSSVEDFDLVFILLLLVFLTLFFVLSTQFTESLRVRSENRERHTASQLLESKEYFHSIFSQTADAILVQNLKGDVLAVNRAFIELYGWKEEEILKKPFQHIPSTQKQLIREVFQRIIKGEAVAGYEMVNQKKTDELFPVSVTFSPIRKPDGTIKAIAGIYRDITETKRTEELIVQSEKLSVIGQLAAGVAHEIRNPLAILSGFVQFMREEHISDEYTNIMLAEINRMNQILEEYMQLAKVKQFTYDEVDLSGLVKETLLLMEAYASLSNISIQYGIQDKDCLIRGDSNSLKQVFINLIKNAVEASVQGSKVEVSVKRTSGGYAIIEVKDEGHGLEEDQLKKLGEPFFTTKDTGTGLGLMVSFKIIEQHNGEVTVTSEPNKGTVFSVKLPEISK; encoded by the coding sequence ATGCTATGGGGTTTCTTTGCCATTGATATTCTCTTTGATTTTATATTCGACCGTGATATCGTTTCGTTCATGCTGCCGTTAGGCTTAGGCATCGGAGGGTTTATTACCTTCTTTGCTGTTCGAAACCGTAATCCTATTTTTTCGATGTATCTAACCGTCACGGGTGTTTTCGGGTTTCTGTTCTGTTTGATAACGTTCCAGCCCGTGTTGGTCAACTATTTGTACATATGGTTCTGTCTGCTGCTGAGTACGATCTACAGCCAATATAAAGTTATAATTTATGCGGGTGTCCTGGCGGTGGCCATGTCTTCATATTTCTTTTTTGCGGAACGGGAGCTGTTTTCCTCGGTTGAAGATTTTGATCTTGTCTTTATCCTTCTGCTTCTTGTTTTTTTAACGCTTTTTTTCGTTCTATCTACTCAGTTTACGGAAAGTCTCCGCGTGAGGTCTGAGAACAGGGAAAGGCATACAGCAAGCCAGCTGCTGGAATCGAAAGAATATTTCCATTCCATCTTCTCACAGACAGCTGACGCTATTCTCGTTCAGAATCTGAAAGGTGATGTTCTCGCGGTGAACCGGGCTTTCATTGAGCTTTACGGATGGAAGGAAGAAGAGATCTTGAAAAAGCCGTTTCAGCATATTCCATCCACACAAAAGCAGCTGATTCGGGAAGTGTTTCAAAGGATCATAAAAGGAGAAGCAGTTGCAGGGTATGAAATGGTCAACCAAAAGAAAACAGATGAGCTGTTTCCGGTCTCCGTCACCTTCTCCCCGATACGCAAACCTGACGGCACGATTAAAGCAATAGCTGGGATTTACCGGGACATAACAGAAACGAAGCGGACAGAAGAACTGATTGTCCAATCTGAAAAGCTCTCTGTCATTGGTCAGCTGGCTGCAGGTGTAGCTCACGAGATACGGAATCCGCTGGCCATTCTGTCGGGATTTGTCCAGTTCATGCGGGAGGAACACATATCGGATGAATACACGAATATCATGCTGGCTGAGATTAACAGAATGAACCAGATTTTAGAGGAGTACATGCAGCTGGCAAAGGTGAAGCAGTTTACTTATGATGAAGTAGATCTGTCAGGCCTCGTAAAAGAAACATTGCTGCTGATGGAAGCGTACGCAAGCCTTTCCAATATTTCGATCCAATACGGCATTCAAGATAAAGACTGCCTAATCAGGGGAGACTCCAATTCCTTGAAACAGGTGTTTATCAATCTGATCAAAAACGCTGTGGAAGCATCCGTACAAGGAAGCAAGGTTGAAGTATCGGTCAAACGGACAAGCGGCGGCTATGCGATCATTGAAGTAAAAGATGAAGGACATGGTCTGGAGGAGGACCAGCTGAAGAAATTGGGAGAACCGTTCTTTACGACAAAGGATACGGGAACCGGGCTTGGCCTCATGGTGAGTTTTAAAATCATTGAGCAGCATAATGGGGAAGTAACTGTAACAAGCGAACCGAATAAAGGAACGGTCTTTTCGGTTAAACTTCCGGAAATATCAAAATAA
- a CDS encoding bifunctional 2',3'-cyclic-nucleotide 2'-phosphodiesterase/3'-nucleotidase produces the protein MGKKSFTSMGRSFLASTMALAVLASPITMDSVKAAAKPQKQSKTESVQLRILGTTDIHTHIANYDYYKDAETDEFGLAKTATLIKKARSESKNTLLFDNGDLIQGNPLGDYKAKVDKLENGEMHPVFKAMKLLKYDAATVGNHEFNYGLDYLQEVLDDAPFPYVNSNVFKDDHDRNPYNDKNYFKPYKIIKKKVIDTKGHKQVIKVGVIGAVTPQITMWDKSNLDGKVITKDIVDTVKSYIPRMKKDGADIIVALAHSGIGDADRKQMEEDAAYDLTKVKGIDAIISGHNHKTFPGDFANLPGVDEKNGTINGKPVIMPGNWGNQLGVMDLGLVKVKGKWSIAKAKTQLRAVYDKVNKKSLAKTDESIIKAIKKDHQGTIAYVRQPVGQTSADINSYFALVQDDPSIQIVTNAQKWYVEKQLKGTKDEGLPVLSAGAPFKAGGRNGANYYTNIPKGTIAIKNVSDLYLYPNTVATVKVKGSDVKEWLEMSAGQFNKIDPSQKEEQALVNNDFPTYNFDVIDGVTYDVDVTQPAKYDKDGNVINADSSRIKNLQYNGKPIDNNQEFIVATNNYRANGLFPGVKNKTAVNLYPDENRQVIIDYIRERGTIDPSADQNWKFASVAGEPNVTFESTPDAQKAIPADGAIKYVGSAAEGFAKYSYKLKKLENINVQLLGINDFHGQLDTYNSKINAGGAEYLAAYLKQHEATNPNTLLLHAGDAVGASSPVSALLQDEPTIRFLNKLGFDAATIGNHEFDEGVKEMLRLIHGGSHPKTEAKYGKFEGASFPYVAANVIDKSTNKPLLDPYVIKEVGGAKIGIIGVVLSDTPSIVIPSGVEGVEFTDETEAINKYAKELEAKGIKSIVVLAHNPANSTADGQNATGELVDMANKVDDEVDVMFGGHNHALTNAVVDNKLLVQSYSSGTAFSDVDLVIDPKTQDIVKKTAEVVTVDRSKIAPDPEIKAFVDKYVADVAPILNEKIGTTPNYITKDINADGESPMGNLIADSMKAQTGTDFAFMNPGGVRADIDAGEITWKEAFTVQPFGNDLVKMDLTGAQVKSLLNEQWADPTRAKILQISGLKFTYDDSQPAGDRIVSITLPDGTAVDSAKTYSVTVNNFMAGGGDGYTTLKNGKNPSIDIVDLEALVKYIKAKGTVDPKTEGRITKLNK, from the coding sequence ATGGGGAAAAAGTCCTTTACTTCAATGGGACGTTCTTTTCTGGCATCAACAATGGCATTAGCCGTACTTGCTTCACCAATCACTATGGATTCAGTAAAAGCAGCAGCTAAACCGCAGAAGCAGAGCAAAACCGAATCCGTTCAGCTTAGGATCCTGGGCACTACCGATATCCACACTCATATCGCAAATTACGATTATTATAAAGACGCGGAAACAGATGAGTTTGGTTTGGCAAAAACGGCAACCCTCATTAAAAAAGCGAGAAGCGAATCTAAGAACACCCTTCTTTTTGATAACGGGGACTTGATTCAAGGTAACCCGCTCGGTGATTACAAAGCGAAAGTGGACAAGCTTGAAAACGGAGAAATGCATCCGGTCTTCAAAGCGATGAAACTATTAAAATACGATGCCGCAACTGTAGGAAACCATGAATTCAACTATGGCCTGGATTACCTTCAGGAGGTCTTGGATGATGCTCCTTTCCCGTACGTGAATTCCAACGTCTTTAAAGATGATCATGATAGAAATCCTTACAACGACAAGAATTATTTTAAACCTTATAAAATTATTAAAAAGAAAGTCATTGATACAAAAGGACATAAACAAGTCATCAAAGTCGGTGTAATCGGCGCCGTTACTCCTCAAATTACAATGTGGGATAAATCCAACCTTGATGGAAAAGTCATCACAAAGGATATCGTCGATACGGTAAAGTCCTATATTCCTAGAATGAAAAAGGACGGAGCTGACATCATTGTTGCTCTGGCGCACTCCGGAATTGGTGATGCAGACCGCAAACAGATGGAAGAGGATGCCGCCTACGACCTGACTAAAGTCAAAGGCATCGATGCGATTATTTCCGGACACAATCACAAAACATTCCCAGGCGATTTCGCAAACCTTCCGGGTGTTGATGAAAAGAACGGAACGATTAACGGGAAACCGGTCATCATGCCAGGAAACTGGGGCAACCAGCTTGGCGTAATGGACCTTGGCCTTGTAAAAGTCAAAGGAAAATGGTCTATCGCCAAGGCAAAGACTCAATTAAGAGCGGTTTATGACAAAGTAAACAAGAAAAGTCTCGCCAAAACTGACGAAAGCATCATTAAAGCGATCAAAAAAGACCATCAAGGCACCATTGCCTATGTCCGCCAGCCGGTAGGACAAACAAGTGCTGACATCAACAGCTACTTCGCACTTGTCCAGGATGATCCATCCATTCAAATCGTTACTAACGCACAAAAATGGTACGTTGAAAAGCAATTAAAAGGCACGAAGGATGAAGGTCTGCCAGTATTATCTGCAGGGGCTCCATTTAAAGCAGGCGGAAGAAACGGTGCGAACTACTACACCAATATTCCGAAAGGCACCATCGCGATTAAGAACGTCTCTGACCTTTATCTGTATCCAAACACTGTAGCGACTGTTAAAGTGAAAGGCTCTGATGTGAAGGAATGGCTCGAGATGTCAGCTGGGCAGTTCAACAAGATTGATCCGTCCCAAAAAGAAGAGCAGGCGCTTGTGAACAATGATTTCCCGACGTATAACTTTGATGTGATCGATGGCGTTACCTATGATGTCGATGTGACACAGCCGGCGAAATATGATAAAGACGGAAATGTGATCAATGCTGATTCCAGCCGTATTAAAAATCTTCAATACAACGGCAAGCCAATCGACAATAACCAGGAATTTATCGTTGCGACGAATAATTACCGTGCAAACGGACTGTTCCCGGGTGTAAAAAATAAAACGGCAGTCAACCTGTATCCGGATGAAAACCGTCAAGTCATCATCGACTATATTCGTGAACGCGGCACGATTGATCCTTCTGCAGATCAAAACTGGAAGTTTGCTTCTGTAGCAGGTGAACCGAATGTAACCTTTGAATCTACACCTGACGCTCAAAAGGCAATACCGGCAGATGGAGCCATTAAATATGTTGGCTCTGCAGCAGAAGGCTTTGCGAAATATTCGTATAAACTTAAAAAGCTTGAGAACATTAATGTGCAGCTTTTAGGCATCAATGATTTTCACGGCCAGCTTGATACGTACAACTCGAAGATCAACGCAGGCGGTGCTGAATATCTTGCAGCCTACTTAAAACAGCATGAAGCAACGAACCCGAATACGCTTTTGCTTCATGCGGGTGATGCAGTAGGAGCAAGTTCTCCGGTATCAGCTTTGCTTCAGGACGAGCCTACGATCCGCTTTTTGAACAAACTGGGCTTTGATGCTGCAACGATTGGAAACCATGAGTTTGATGAGGGCGTAAAAGAAATGCTGCGTCTGATCCACGGTGGGAGCCATCCGAAAACAGAAGCAAAGTATGGCAAGTTTGAAGGGGCGAGCTTCCCTTATGTGGCAGCCAATGTGATTGACAAGAGCACAAACAAACCGCTTCTTGATCCTTATGTGATCAAAGAAGTAGGCGGAGCAAAAATTGGCATCATCGGTGTTGTTCTCTCTGACACGCCTAGCATCGTTATCCCGAGCGGCGTAGAAGGTGTTGAATTTACCGATGAGACAGAAGCCATCAACAAATATGCAAAAGAACTCGAAGCAAAAGGAATTAAGTCCATCGTCGTACTTGCCCACAATCCGGCGAACTCTACAGCTGATGGACAGAATGCAACAGGCGAACTCGTGGATATGGCGAACAAAGTTGACGATGAAGTTGATGTTATGTTCGGCGGGCACAACCATGCGCTTACGAATGCAGTAGTCGACAATAAGCTTCTCGTACAATCCTATTCTTCCGGGACCGCGTTCTCTGATGTAGATCTTGTCATCGATCCTAAAACACAGGATATCGTTAAAAAGACCGCGGAAGTCGTAACTGTTGACCGCAGCAAAATTGCTCCAGATCCTGAAATTAAAGCATTTGTTGACAAATATGTAGCGGACGTTGCTCCCATTTTAAATGAAAAGATCGGTACAACACCTAACTATATTACTAAGGACATCAATGCAGACGGAGAATCCCCAATGGGGAATCTGATCGCTGATTCCATGAAAGCCCAGACCGGCACAGATTTTGCCTTCATGAATCCGGGCGGCGTGCGTGCAGATATTGATGCAGGAGAAATTACGTGGAAGGAAGCTTTTACAGTACAGCCTTTCGGTAATGATCTTGTGAAAATGGATCTTACAGGTGCCCAAGTAAAAAGCCTTTTGAACGAGCAATGGGCAGATCCAACACGTGCGAAGATCCTGCAGATTTCAGGGCTTAAGTTCACCTATGATGATTCACAGCCGGCTGGTGACCGCATCGTGAGCATTACGCTTCCTGATGGAACCGCTGTTGACTCTGCAAAAACCTATTCTGTAACCGTTAATAACTTTATGGCAGGCGGCGGAGACGGATATACGACGTTAAAGAACGGCAAAAACCCTTCTATCGACATAGTCGACCTTGAAGCACTTGTAAAATACATTAAAGCAAAAGGTACAGTTGATCCTAAAACAGAAGGCAGAATTACGAAACTGAACAAGTAA
- a CDS encoding polysaccharide deacetylase family protein codes for MAAKTIGSLVLLYLAIMAMPMDENRAHAEQQTEHKKVYLTFDDGPSKTTGQLMKDLNDYGASATFFMLAPHMEQYPIETMRLAYSQNSVGCHGVTHDKDAFYHSESTVTGEMKTCRQTLENLTGIHSNLVRVPYGSVPYMKPEYVEALKRDGFIMWDWNVDSVDWGSKDDSWVNKTLQQVEQVEKNHHDPVILMHDKELTAKELPELLGALKKKGYEFSPISEKQEPVNFQ; via the coding sequence ATGGCAGCGAAAACGATAGGCTCGCTTGTATTGTTGTATTTGGCCATTATGGCGATGCCCATGGATGAAAACAGAGCTCACGCAGAACAGCAAACCGAACACAAAAAAGTGTATTTAACCTTTGATGACGGTCCGTCAAAAACGACGGGACAGCTTATGAAGGATTTAAATGACTATGGCGCTTCGGCGACTTTTTTTATGCTCGCGCCGCATATGGAGCAATATCCAATCGAAACGATGCGCCTGGCGTACAGCCAAAACTCAGTGGGCTGCCACGGGGTGACACATGATAAAGATGCGTTTTATCATAGTGAATCAACGGTTACGGGTGAAATGAAAACGTGCCGCCAGACGCTGGAAAACCTGACTGGGATCCATTCGAACCTCGTTCGTGTTCCTTATGGAAGTGTGCCGTATATGAAACCTGAGTATGTTGAGGCGCTTAAACGTGACGGGTTTATCATGTGGGATTGGAACGTAGACAGTGTTGACTGGGGAAGCAAGGATGACAGCTGGGTCAATAAAACGTTGCAGCAAGTGGAACAAGTGGAAAAGAACCATCATGATCCTGTTATCCTGATGCATGATAAAGAGCTAACAGCCAAAGAACTGCCAGAGTTGCTTGGTGCCCTAAAGAAAAAAGGGTATGAGTTTTCGCCTATAAGTGAAAAACAAGAACCAGTCAATTTTCAATAA
- a CDS encoding lmo0937 family membrane protein: MIWTIIGILIVLWLLGLIFKIAGGIIHILLIAAIVIIVFKLIKGRRSA; encoded by the coding sequence ATGATCTGGACAATTATCGGTATATTAATCGTACTATGGCTATTGGGACTTATTTTTAAGATTGCTGGCGGAATCATTCATATTCTTCTGATTGCGGCCATCGTGATTATTGTCTTTAAATTAATAAAGGGAAGGCGATCAGCCTGA
- a CDS encoding general stress protein has protein sequence MAVKPLVREFSTEQEVISAVNELEIRGINHDDIYVLAHERDDTRDIADAADANTIGTAEEGLGTAIKNLFQKRGDELRNKLEEVGLSSIEAEQYERKLDEGKVLVLVKGDNNLDTWL, from the coding sequence ATGGCTGTTAAACCATTAGTACGAGAATTTTCTACGGAACAAGAAGTAATTTCTGCGGTCAACGAACTTGAAATACGGGGAATCAACCACGATGACATCTACGTGCTTGCACACGAAAGAGACGACACGCGTGACATCGCAGATGCAGCAGATGCCAACACCATTGGGACGGCAGAAGAAGGACTAGGAACTGCCATTAAAAATCTCTTCCAAAAACGCGGTGATGAACTCCGCAATAAACTTGAAGAAGTCGGGTTAAGCTCCATTGAAGCAGAGCAGTACGAAAGAAAACTCGATGAAGGTAAAGTCCTTGTACTTGTAAAAGGCGATAACAACCTAGACACTTGGTTGTAA